AGGCCCTGACGCCTGTGCCGCGGTCGTGGGTGCTGGGCAGGCCGTGACCGGCTGTGTTAGAGGAGCGCCGCCTTTTCGCTTCCGCCACCATCAAAGAGCAGCGCCAAAAACCGATGACCGTCGTCACCCGCTTCGCGCCGTCGCCAACCGGCTTCCTCCACATCGGCGGCGCGCGCACCGCCCTGTTCAACTGGCTCTTCGCCCGCCATCACGGCGGTAAGTTCCTGTTGCGCATCGAAGACACCGACCGCAAGCGCTCCACGCAGGAGGCGATCGACGCCATTCTGGACGGGCTGAGCTGGCTTGAGCTGCAGTGGGATGAACCCGAGGTCTATCAGTCGAAGCGTGCCGAGCAACACCAGGCGGCGGCACATCGCCTGCTGGCTGAGGGCAAGGCCTATCGTTGCTACTGCAGCCCGGACGAACTGACAGCCATGCGCGAGGCCGCTAAGGCCGAAGGCCGGCCGATGCGTTACGACGGCACCTGGAGAGATCGCGATCCCGCCGAGGCCCCGGCGGGTGTCGCGCCGGCCGTCCGCATGAAGGCGCCGCAGACCGGCGAGACCAGCATCGACGACCTCGTCCAGGGGACCGTCACGGTCGCCAACGGTCAGTTGGACGATATGGTACTGCTTCGGGCGGACGGCACGCCGACCTACATGCTCTCGGTGGTCGTCGACGATCACGACATGGGCGTGACCCATGCGATCCGCGGCGACGATCACCTGACCAACGCCTTCCGGCAGACCCAGCTCTATCGGCTGCTTGGCTGGGAGCCGCCCGTTTTCGCCCACATCCCGCTGATTCACGGTCCCGACGGCGCCAAGCTGTCGAAGCGTCACGGCGCCCTCGGCGTCGAGGCCTATCGCGAGCTAGGCTACCTGCCCGAGGCGCTGCGCAACTATCTGCTGCGGCTCGGTTGGGGACATGGCGATGACGAGATCATCCCGACCGCACAGGCCATCGATTGGTTCGACCTGGATGGCGTCGGCCGCTCGCCCGCCCGCTTCGATCTGCAGAA
This genomic stretch from Algihabitans albus harbors:
- the gltX gene encoding glutamate--tRNA ligase; its protein translation is MTVVTRFAPSPTGFLHIGGARTALFNWLFARHHGGKFLLRIEDTDRKRSTQEAIDAILDGLSWLELQWDEPEVYQSKRAEQHQAAAHRLLAEGKAYRCYCSPDELTAMREAAKAEGRPMRYDGTWRDRDPAEAPAGVAPAVRMKAPQTGETSIDDLVQGTVTVANGQLDDMVLLRADGTPTYMLSVVVDDHDMGVTHAIRGDDHLTNAFRQTQLYRLLGWEPPVFAHIPLIHGPDGAKLSKRHGALGVEAYRELGYLPEALRNYLLRLGWGHGDDEIIPTAQAIDWFDLDGVGRSPARFDLQKLDHLNGHYLREADDERLADLVASRFQAVSETGRHRLVAGMQGLKARVKTVAELSEMAEFYLRDRPLALNDKAAKLLAGDAPAILSKLHAELQSCNDWTAEALESLVRQFAEAQGVKLGAAAQPLRAALTGSNVSPPVFEVMQVLGRQESLDRIADRAA